The following are encoded together in the Pectobacterium punjabense genome:
- the acnB gene encoding bifunctional aconitate hydratase 2/2-methylisocitrate dehydratase, with product MLEEYRKHVAERAAQGIVPKPLDATQMAALVESLKNPPAGEEEALLDLLINRVPPGVDEAAYVKAGFLAAVAKGEATSPLVSQEKAIELLGTMQGGYNIHPLIDALDSDKLAPIAAEALSHTLLMFDNFYDVEEKAKAGNAHAKKVIQSWADAEWFLSRPKLAEKITVTVFKVTGETNTDDLSPAPDAWSRPDIPLHALAMLKNAREGIDPDQPGAVGPIKQIEELNKKGFPLAYVGDVVGTGSSRKSATNSVLWFMGEDIPHVPNKRGGGVVLGGKIAPIFFNTMEDAGALPIEVDVNDLNMGDVIDIYPYEGEVRRHDTNEVLATFALKTDVLLDEVRAGGRIPLIIGRGLTSKARESLGLPHSDVFRISKAVEASKKGFSLAQKMVGRACGVAGIRPDEYCEPKMTSVGSQDTTGPMTRDELKDLACLGFSADLVMQSFCHTAAYPKPVDVTTHHTLPDFIMNRGGVSLRPGDGVIHSWLNRMLLPDTVGTGGDSHTRFPIGISFPAGSGLVAFAAATGVMPLDMPESVLVRFKGKMQPGITLRDLVHAIPLYAIKQGLLTVEKKGKKNIFSGRILEIEGLPDLKVEQAFELTDASAERSAAGCTIKLDKAPIIEYLNSNIVLLKWMISEGYGDRRTLERRIQGMEKWLADPQLLEADADAEYAAVIDIDLADIKEPILCAPNDPDDARWLSDVQGEKIDEVFIGSCMTNIGHFRAAGKLLDSHKGQLPTRLWVAPPTKMDAAQLTEEGYYSVFGKSGARIEIPGCSLCMGNQARVADGSTVVSTSTRNFPNRLGTGANVYLASAELAAVASLLGRLPTSEEYQTYMSQVDKTAQDTYRYLNFDQLGQYTEKADGVIFQTTV from the coding sequence GTGCTAGAAGAATATCGTAAGCACGTAGCCGAGCGGGCTGCGCAGGGGATTGTTCCTAAACCGTTAGATGCCACGCAGATGGCCGCGCTGGTTGAGTCACTCAAGAATCCCCCGGCAGGCGAAGAAGAAGCATTGCTTGATCTGCTGATTAACCGTGTCCCCCCCGGTGTTGATGAAGCCGCCTATGTGAAGGCCGGTTTTTTGGCTGCTGTCGCGAAAGGCGAAGCCACTTCCCCCTTGGTTAGCCAGGAAAAAGCGATCGAGCTGCTGGGTACCATGCAGGGTGGTTATAACATCCATCCGCTGATTGATGCGTTGGATAGCGACAAGCTGGCTCCGATTGCCGCTGAAGCGTTGTCCCACACGCTGCTGATGTTTGATAACTTCTATGATGTGGAAGAAAAAGCGAAAGCAGGCAATGCGCACGCCAAGAAAGTCATTCAATCCTGGGCTGATGCCGAGTGGTTCCTGTCCCGCCCGAAACTGGCGGAAAAAATTACCGTTACCGTCTTTAAAGTCACTGGTGAAACTAATACTGATGACCTGTCTCCGGCACCTGATGCCTGGTCGCGCCCTGATATTCCGCTGCACGCGTTGGCGATGCTGAAAAACGCCCGTGAAGGTATTGATCCCGATCAGCCTGGTGCAGTAGGCCCGATCAAACAGATCGAAGAACTGAACAAGAAAGGCTTCCCGCTGGCGTACGTCGGTGACGTTGTCGGTACAGGATCGTCGCGTAAATCGGCGACCAACTCTGTGCTGTGGTTCATGGGTGAAGACATTCCTCATGTTCCAAACAAGCGTGGTGGTGGTGTGGTGCTGGGCGGCAAGATTGCGCCAATCTTCTTCAACACCATGGAAGATGCAGGTGCGTTGCCGATCGAAGTCGACGTTAACGATCTGAATATGGGTGATGTGATTGACATCTATCCGTATGAAGGTGAAGTACGCCGTCATGATACCAATGAAGTACTGGCAACGTTTGCGCTGAAAACCGATGTACTGCTGGATGAAGTGCGCGCGGGGGGGCGTATCCCGCTGATCATCGGACGTGGGCTGACGTCTAAAGCGCGTGAGTCACTGGGCTTGCCGCACAGCGATGTTTTCCGTATTTCCAAAGCGGTTGAAGCCAGCAAAAAAGGCTTCTCACTGGCGCAGAAAATGGTGGGTCGTGCCTGTGGTGTCGCGGGCATTCGTCCTGACGAATACTGCGAGCCGAAAATGACCTCTGTGGGTTCACAGGATACCACTGGGCCGATGACTCGTGATGAGCTGAAAGATTTGGCTTGTCTCGGTTTCTCCGCCGATCTGGTGATGCAGTCGTTCTGTCACACTGCCGCCTATCCGAAGCCGGTTGACGTGACCACGCACCACACGCTGCCTGATTTCATCATGAACCGTGGTGGCGTATCGCTGCGTCCGGGCGATGGTGTTATCCACTCCTGGCTGAACCGTATGTTGCTGCCGGATACCGTCGGTACGGGTGGTGACTCCCATACTCGTTTCCCAATCGGTATTTCTTTCCCTGCGGGCTCCGGTCTGGTGGCGTTTGCTGCCGCGACGGGCGTGATGCCGCTGGATATGCCGGAATCCGTTCTGGTGCGCTTCAAAGGCAAAATGCAGCCGGGCATTACTCTGCGCGATCTGGTTCACGCCATCCCTCTGTATGCCATCAAGCAAGGCCTGCTGACCGTTGAGAAGAAAGGGAAGAAGAACATCTTCTCTGGCCGTATTCTGGAAATCGAAGGTCTGCCGGATCTGAAAGTCGAGCAGGCGTTTGAATTGACCGATGCCTCCGCGGAACGTTCTGCGGCTGGTTGTACGATCAAGCTGGATAAAGCGCCGATCATAGAGTATCTGAACTCTAACATCGTGCTGCTGAAGTGGATGATCTCTGAAGGTTACGGCGATCGCCGTACGCTGGAGCGCCGTATTCAGGGCATGGAAAAATGGCTGGCCGATCCACAACTGCTGGAAGCGGATGCCGATGCTGAGTATGCGGCGGTGATCGACATCGATCTGGCTGACATCAAAGAGCCGATCCTGTGTGCGCCGAACGATCCAGATGATGCGCGCTGGCTGTCTGACGTGCAGGGCGAGAAGATCGATGAAGTCTTTATCGGTTCCTGTATGACCAACATCGGACACTTCCGTGCGGCAGGTAAACTGCTGGATAGTCACAAAGGCCAGTTGCCGACCCGCCTGTGGGTTGCGCCGCCGACCAAAATGGATGCCGCGCAGCTGACAGAAGAAGGTTACTACAGCGTGTTTGGTAAGAGCGGGGCGCGTATTGAGATCCCTGGTTGTTCGCTGTGTATGGGTAACCAGGCGCGTGTGGCTGACGGTTCTACCGTGGTTTCTACCTCGACCCGTAACTTCCCGAACCGTTTGGGAACCGGTGCCAACGTGTATCTGGCCTCTGCTGAACTGGCTGCGGTTGCTTCCCTGCTGGGTCGCTTGCCGACGTCAGAAGAGTATCAGACCTACATGTCGCAGGTGGATAAAACCGCGCAGGACACCTATCGCTATCTGAATTTTGACCAGTTAGGTCAATATACCGAGAAAGCAGATGGTGTGATCTTCCAGACGACGGTCTAA
- a CDS encoding dienelactone hydrolase family protein — MNLNTLRSSVWLLAALLASPSLMANDMNPSPQIAADQAVTDEGLPSFYPQLKQQMTYSDSWLSGNFTDFSQWQSQSRKTLRSLLLTPDSTKDFAPQAIEKQDRGSYTAEKVAFNLTDESRVDALLLTPKSAGPHPAVILLHDHGAKFDIGKEKMIKPWGNDEQLASAQAWADKFFTGRFVGDELAKRGYVVLAVDALGWGSRGPIKYEQQQALASNFFNLGRSLAGLMAYEDMRATDFLASLEQVDKQRIGVVGFSMGAYRAWQLAALSDKVAATAAVSWIGTYDGLMTPGNNVLRGQSAFYMLHPGQPTRFDFPDVASVAAPKPMLLFNGGKDKLFPTKSVEDAYAKMHEVWQSQRADNKLQTKIWPELGHVFYQEQQEEVFSFLEQWLKP; from the coding sequence ATGAATCTGAATACCTTACGCTCCTCTGTCTGGTTATTGGCGGCGTTGCTAGCCAGCCCTTCACTGATGGCGAACGATATGAACCCTTCTCCTCAAATAGCGGCGGATCAGGCGGTGACGGATGAAGGTCTGCCTTCATTTTATCCGCAGCTTAAGCAGCAGATGACCTACTCTGATTCCTGGCTATCTGGAAACTTTACGGATTTTAGTCAGTGGCAATCCCAGTCGAGAAAAACGCTGCGTTCGCTGCTTCTGACACCGGATTCCACCAAAGACTTTGCGCCGCAGGCGATTGAAAAACAGGATCGTGGCAGCTACACGGCAGAAAAGGTCGCTTTTAATCTCACCGATGAAAGCCGCGTAGACGCGTTGCTCCTGACGCCAAAAAGCGCGGGGCCGCATCCTGCGGTCATCCTGCTGCACGATCACGGCGCGAAGTTTGATATCGGCAAAGAGAAGATGATCAAGCCATGGGGCAATGACGAACAGCTTGCTTCCGCACAGGCGTGGGCCGATAAGTTCTTCACGGGGCGCTTTGTCGGCGATGAGCTGGCGAAGCGAGGCTATGTGGTGCTGGCCGTAGATGCGTTAGGTTGGGGATCGCGTGGGCCGATCAAATATGAACAGCAGCAGGCGCTGGCGAGTAATTTCTTTAATCTGGGACGCTCGCTCGCGGGTCTGATGGCCTACGAAGATATGCGGGCGACGGATTTTCTGGCATCGCTTGAGCAGGTCGATAAGCAACGTATTGGTGTCGTTGGCTTTTCGATGGGGGCCTATCGTGCCTGGCAGCTCGCTGCGCTATCCGACAAGGTAGCGGCAACGGCAGCGGTGTCTTGGATTGGTACGTACGACGGTCTGATGACGCCGGGCAATAACGTGTTGAGAGGCCAGTCAGCATTCTATATGTTGCATCCGGGGCAACCGACACGCTTTGATTTCCCCGATGTGGCGAGTGTCGCCGCGCCAAAACCGATGCTGTTATTTAACGGCGGCAAAGACAAACTGTTCCCGACGAAATCGGTCGAAGATGCTTATGCCAAAATGCATGAAGTGTGGCAATCCCAACGGGCGGACAACAAGTTGCAAACCAAGATCTGGCCTGAGTTAGGGCATGTTTTCTATCAGGAACAGCAAGAAGAAGTTTTTAGCTTTCTGGAACAATGGCTGAAACCCTAG
- a CDS encoding MmgE/PrpD family protein, producing the protein MTNQTDITATLAHHIIHSEPNREAIDAAREGVTDFISTALPIAQGAIVDSGLAPLKQVFSGADSLTRSLILGYSGHVLDFDDYHPAFRGHPSTVILPALFALAAEDASVTEEAFLTAYVIGVEAAGRIGLACGPRHYSLGYHNTATLGAIAAAAAAARLAGASVEQTQTILGLAATQAAGLRAQFGSAVKPLHAGLSARAGLTAVKLGLAGFEGNPQRVIDAFLAAHGDQKQQPALLVENWGAPWRMLSPGLEFKRYPTCGGTHSAAEAAFALRERWHEQNGADADLADAIEHITVTFPPGGDVAPFIRNATNGVEARFSLEYVIAAALIEGELKLAHFSEAPVETTIAALASRVIRRADETAPPDELDPEARFHEVTLHLRNGSMLIQRTTRQETSARPTDLRAKLRQTIGSLAHLDSSQIADRCALRQDGDLRYLLGLLF; encoded by the coding sequence ATGACCAATCAGACTGATATCACCGCAACGCTTGCCCACCACATCATCCATAGCGAACCCAATCGGGAAGCGATTGATGCCGCCCGTGAAGGGGTGACTGACTTCATCTCTACCGCGCTCCCGATCGCACAGGGTGCGATTGTTGATAGCGGGCTCGCGCCGTTAAAGCAGGTATTCAGCGGTGCGGACAGCCTGACGCGTAGCCTGATTTTGGGTTACTCCGGTCACGTACTGGACTTTGACGATTATCATCCGGCGTTTCGCGGCCACCCCAGCACCGTCATTCTACCTGCGCTATTTGCTCTTGCCGCGGAGGATGCATCCGTTACAGAAGAGGCGTTTTTGACAGCCTATGTGATCGGCGTAGAAGCCGCTGGCAGAATCGGGCTGGCATGCGGCCCGCGTCATTACAGCCTCGGCTATCACAACACGGCTACGCTCGGCGCTATCGCCGCTGCGGCGGCGGCGGCACGTCTGGCTGGAGCCTCGGTGGAGCAAACGCAAACTATTCTTGGCCTGGCCGCTACACAGGCCGCAGGGCTACGGGCGCAGTTTGGTTCCGCGGTCAAACCGCTACATGCAGGGCTTTCTGCCAGAGCGGGATTAACCGCCGTCAAGCTGGGGTTAGCGGGCTTCGAGGGCAACCCACAACGGGTAATTGATGCCTTTCTTGCCGCGCATGGCGATCAAAAACAGCAACCAGCGCTGCTGGTGGAAAACTGGGGAGCCCCGTGGCGCATGCTTTCTCCCGGTCTGGAGTTCAAGCGCTACCCAACCTGTGGCGGAACCCACAGCGCCGCCGAGGCTGCGTTTGCGTTGCGGGAACGGTGGCATGAGCAAAATGGGGCGGATGCCGATCTGGCTGACGCCATCGAGCATATCACGGTGACCTTCCCGCCGGGCGGTGACGTTGCTCCTTTCATCCGTAACGCGACCAACGGCGTAGAGGCACGCTTCAGTCTGGAATATGTCATTGCGGCCGCGCTGATTGAAGGGGAACTGAAGCTGGCGCATTTTTCGGAAGCACCGGTTGAAACCACGATCGCCGCGCTAGCGAGTCGAGTCATACGCCGCGCCGATGAAACCGCGCCACCTGATGAGCTTGACCCAGAGGCACGTTTTCATGAGGTTACCCTGCATTTGCGTAACGGCAGCATGCTGATCCAGCGTACCACACGTCAGGAAACCTCAGCACGTCCCACCGATCTGCGCGCCAAACTGCGGCAAACCATCGGTTCTCTGGCACATCTCGACAGCAGCCAGATCGCCGATCGTTGCGCATTACGGCAGGACGGCGATCTACGCTATTTGCTTGGGCTGTTATTTTAA
- a CDS encoding ArsR/SmtB family transcription factor: MTLSNSDREFMQDGAVKAAALLRAIGNENRLLVLCLLIEHGEMSVGALLEHIPLSQSALSQHLAKMREEGLISYRRESQTLYYRIENHDVEKIVATLKALFCP, from the coding sequence ATGACGTTGAGCAATTCAGATCGGGAATTCATGCAGGACGGCGCGGTAAAAGCCGCGGCGCTACTGCGCGCGATTGGCAACGAAAACCGGCTGCTGGTGCTGTGCCTGCTTATCGAACACGGTGAAATGTCAGTGGGTGCGCTGCTTGAGCATATCCCTCTTAGCCAGTCCGCTCTCTCGCAACATCTGGCGAAAATGCGTGAGGAAGGGTTGATTAGCTATCGTCGTGAATCTCAAACGCTGTACTACCGCATCGAGAATCATGACGTGGAGAAAATCGTCGCCACCTTAAAAGCCCTTTTCTGCCCCTGA
- a CDS encoding MFS transporter → MTASMTATQRDSLPIASLLALATAAFITILTEALPAGLLPQMAQGLAVSEAWVGQTVTIYAVGSLVAAIPLTAATQGVRRRQLLLAAIGGFVIANTITAFSGSYMLTMAARFLAGVSAGLLWALLAGYAARMVPEHQKGRAIAIAMVGTPLALSLGVPAGTFVGNLIGWRMCFGMISVLAVILMVWVRIQVPDFAGQPAGKRLSLGQVFTLAGVRSVLVVVLAFVLAHNILYTYIAPFLAAVGMVAQTDLVLLVFGVTSLLGIWIVGVLIDGYLRALTLGCSALFCLSAVVLGVAGDVPVVVYVAVAVWGLAFGGVPTLFQTAMVNTAEKEADVAQSMLVTAWNMAIAGGGIIGGVLLEHIGVAAFSPAMFVLLLVTLIVVWFARPHGFPTARR, encoded by the coding sequence ATGACTGCCTCAATGACGGCTACACAGCGTGATAGCTTACCGATTGCCTCACTCTTGGCGTTAGCTACTGCGGCCTTCATCACCATCCTGACCGAAGCACTGCCTGCGGGCCTGTTGCCACAAATGGCGCAAGGTCTGGCGGTGTCCGAAGCTTGGGTTGGGCAAACCGTCACGATCTATGCCGTGGGGTCTCTGGTGGCTGCGATCCCGTTGACCGCAGCGACGCAAGGTGTACGTCGCCGCCAGTTGCTATTGGCGGCCATCGGAGGTTTTGTTATCGCCAATACGATTACGGCGTTTTCCGGCAGCTATATGCTGACGATGGCCGCGCGTTTTCTGGCAGGAGTTTCCGCTGGGCTGCTATGGGCGCTACTGGCAGGCTACGCGGCGCGTATGGTGCCTGAACATCAGAAGGGACGCGCTATTGCGATAGCGATGGTGGGTACGCCATTGGCGTTATCGCTCGGCGTACCGGCGGGAACTTTTGTTGGCAATCTGATCGGCTGGCGCATGTGTTTCGGCATGATTAGTGTTTTGGCCGTCATACTCATGGTGTGGGTGCGCATTCAAGTACCCGATTTTGCCGGGCAGCCAGCAGGTAAACGGCTTTCGCTGGGGCAGGTTTTCACCCTCGCAGGCGTGCGATCGGTACTCGTCGTCGTGTTGGCCTTTGTGCTGGCGCATAACATTCTCTACACCTATATCGCGCCGTTTCTCGCGGCGGTGGGTATGGTCGCACAGACCGATCTGGTACTGTTGGTGTTCGGTGTTACCTCATTGCTGGGCATCTGGATCGTCGGTGTACTGATCGACGGCTATTTGCGAGCCTTGACGCTTGGCTGTTCGGCACTGTTCTGCCTGTCCGCCGTGGTGCTTGGCGTAGCGGGGGATGTGCCAGTGGTGGTTTATGTCGCTGTGGCAGTCTGGGGACTTGCTTTTGGTGGCGTGCCAACCTTGTTCCAAACGGCCATGGTCAACACCGCGGAGAAGGAAGCCGATGTCGCGCAGTCTATGCTGGTCACCGCCTGGAATATGGCGATCGCCGGGGGCGGTATCATCGGCGGTGTTTTGCTGGAGCACATCGGTGTTGCCGCATTTTCTCCAGCAATGTTCGTCTTGTTACTGGTGACACTGATTGTGGTGTGGTTCGCCAGACCACACGGTTTCCCTACGGCACGGCGGTAA
- a CDS encoding TonB-dependent siderophore receptor: MKLPQSRRYLATLIGVSCGMTSFLSAAQTSTIPSTEPASQVQNQAENSPSGDTMVVTAAEQTRQAPGVSVITAEDISKRPPANDLSELIRTMPGVNLSGNSTSGQRGNNRQIDIRGMGPENTLILVDGKPVSSRTAVRYGWRGERDTRGDTNWVPADMVERIEVLRGPAAARYGNGAAGGVVNIITKQPTQEWHGTWNTYLNAPEHSSEGATKRTDFSLMGGLTDSLSFRLFGNVNKTEADARDINQGHQSARAGNQSASLPSGREGVRNKDINGLLRWDMTQQQSLEFEAGSSRQGNIYAGDSQNTNTNPLVVSNYGKETNRMYRQNFAVTHRGYWDSGVSSTSYLQYERTHNTRILEGLSGGLEGIFDTANPNQYGTIKLDNFTAHNEVNIPLNVWVDQVLTFGVEWNEQKMKDPVSNAQDTDEAGSIGSLSSRGRSERSSARLASAFVEDNVQLTDSTMLTPALRVDHHSTAGTNWSPSLNLAQELGDDYTLKLGIARAYKAPNLYQTNENYILYSRGQGCSGGTPCYLIGNEDLKAETSLNKEIGLEFHRDGLIAGVTYFHNDYRNKIESGNNVIGNAVGGNNTGRNNANIFQWGNVPKAVIQGLEGNLTVPVTETINWRNNLTWMLESKNKTTGDYLSITPEFTLNSSVDWQATEKLSFLADVTWYGRQKPKMYNYKGERVTGSATNELSPYALFGLSSTYTFNKNLSVTGGVENLFDKRLFRAGNAQDVVNNNVVTIAGAGAATYNEPGRTFFVSVKTSF; encoded by the coding sequence ATGAAACTACCACAATCGCGCCGTTATCTGGCGACGCTCATTGGCGTTAGCTGCGGGATGACGTCGTTTCTGAGTGCGGCGCAGACCTCGACCATTCCTTCAACAGAACCTGCCTCTCAGGTGCAGAATCAGGCCGAAAATAGTCCATCGGGCGATACGATGGTGGTGACGGCTGCGGAGCAAACGCGTCAGGCTCCGGGTGTGTCGGTAATCACGGCTGAGGATATCAGCAAACGTCCGCCCGCTAACGATCTGTCAGAACTGATTCGCACCATGCCAGGCGTTAATCTGTCCGGTAACTCAACTAGCGGCCAGCGTGGCAACAATCGTCAGATCGATATCCGCGGCATGGGGCCGGAAAACACGCTGATTCTGGTGGATGGTAAGCCAGTGTCAAGCCGTACGGCGGTACGTTACGGCTGGCGCGGTGAGCGTGATACCCGCGGCGATACCAACTGGGTACCTGCCGACATGGTTGAGCGCATTGAAGTGCTGCGCGGTCCTGCGGCAGCGCGCTATGGTAACGGTGCCGCAGGCGGTGTGGTCAACATCATCACCAAACAGCCGACGCAAGAATGGCACGGTACCTGGAATACTTATCTGAACGCGCCGGAACATAGCTCGGAAGGTGCAACTAAGCGTACCGATTTCAGCCTGATGGGCGGCCTGACCGATAGTCTGAGCTTCCGCCTGTTTGGTAATGTGAATAAAACCGAGGCTGATGCACGTGATATTAACCAAGGGCATCAGTCCGCGCGTGCGGGCAATCAGTCAGCTTCACTGCCTTCCGGGCGTGAAGGGGTACGCAACAAGGATATCAACGGCCTCCTGCGTTGGGATATGACGCAGCAGCAGTCGCTGGAGTTTGAGGCTGGTTCCAGCCGTCAAGGCAATATCTATGCGGGCGATTCGCAAAATACCAACACTAACCCGCTTGTCGTCAGCAATTATGGCAAGGAAACCAACCGCATGTACCGCCAGAATTTTGCGGTCACGCATCGCGGCTATTGGGACAGCGGCGTTAGCTCTACGTCGTATCTGCAATACGAACGTACGCACAATACCCGTATCCTTGAGGGACTGTCTGGCGGTTTAGAAGGGATTTTTGATACGGCCAATCCAAACCAATATGGCACGATAAAACTGGATAACTTCACTGCGCACAACGAAGTGAATATTCCTCTGAATGTCTGGGTCGATCAGGTACTCACGTTTGGGGTTGAGTGGAACGAACAGAAGATGAAGGACCCAGTTTCAAATGCGCAGGATACGGATGAAGCAGGGAGTATCGGTTCGTTAAGTAGCCGTGGTCGTAGCGAGCGATCTTCCGCCCGTCTGGCTTCTGCCTTTGTGGAAGATAACGTCCAATTGACGGACAGCACCATGCTGACGCCTGCACTGCGTGTCGATCATCACAGCACCGCGGGAACCAACTGGAGCCCGTCGCTCAATCTGGCGCAGGAGCTGGGCGACGACTATACGCTGAAGTTAGGCATCGCCCGCGCTTATAAAGCACCGAACCTGTACCAAACGAATGAGAACTATATCCTCTATAGTCGTGGTCAGGGCTGTTCCGGCGGTACTCCTTGCTACCTGATTGGCAATGAAGATCTGAAAGCGGAAACCAGCCTGAATAAAGAGATTGGTCTGGAGTTTCACCGCGATGGGTTGATCGCGGGCGTCACCTACTTCCATAACGATTATCGTAACAAGATTGAATCAGGCAACAATGTTATTGGTAATGCTGTAGGTGGAAATAATACGGGTCGCAACAACGCCAATATTTTCCAGTGGGGCAATGTACCTAAGGCCGTTATTCAAGGGCTGGAAGGTAACCTGACCGTTCCTGTTACGGAGACCATCAACTGGCGTAATAACCTGACCTGGATGCTGGAGTCGAAGAATAAAACCACGGGCGATTACTTGTCGATTACCCCGGAGTTTACTCTGAACTCATCCGTGGACTGGCAGGCGACGGAGAAACTCTCCTTCTTGGCCGATGTAACCTGGTATGGTCGTCAAAAACCGAAGATGTATAACTACAAGGGTGAGCGCGTCACCGGTAGCGCAACCAATGAGTTAAGCCCCTATGCACTGTTCGGGTTAAGCAGTACCTATACGTTTAACAAGAACCTGAGCGTGACGGGTGGCGTAGAGAACCTGTTTGATAAACGTCTGTTCCGTGCTGGTAATGCGCAGGATGTGGTGAACAATAACGTTGTCACCATTGCGGGTGCCGGTGCAGCAACCTATAACGAACCGGGACGCACCTTCTTTGTTAGCGTGAAGACGTCGTTCTAA
- a CDS encoding DUF3060 domain-containing protein translates to MRVKRYLRVVSATLLALSASVYAAPIELAGLALTRDIPCNGNDVTISGNGNRIVLTGKCANIYINGSEHNVTFDTATSLTVTGSEIAVTGQSTGDLTVAAYKNAIHTHIITEDKPVKVTVTGTEHHLDLDFNGPAVVSFNGISNHLTWGGTEPRLSSSGANNVIKQKP, encoded by the coding sequence ATGAGGGTGAAACGGTATCTACGCGTGGTTTCTGCCACACTTTTGGCGTTAAGCGCATCGGTCTATGCCGCCCCTATCGAATTGGCGGGTCTCGCTTTAACGCGCGATATTCCTTGTAATGGCAATGATGTCACTATTTCGGGCAATGGCAACCGCATCGTGCTGACAGGGAAATGTGCCAATATCTACATCAATGGTTCCGAGCACAATGTCACATTTGATACCGCCACATCCCTTACCGTGACTGGCTCCGAGATAGCCGTTACAGGCCAGTCAACCGGTGACCTGACCGTCGCCGCATATAAGAACGCTATTCACACTCATATCATTACTGAAGATAAGCCAGTAAAGGTGACGGTGACGGGTACGGAACATCATCTCGATTTGGATTTTAACGGACCTGCGGTTGTCTCTTTCAATGGCATTAGTAACCACCTCACATGGGGCGGAACAGAACCCCGACTCTCCTCTAGCGGTGCCAATAACGTCATCAAACAAAAACCCTAG
- a CDS encoding helix-turn-helix transcriptional regulator, with product MRSFTQSSKPIYKDHIVQQSSLVANNYRFIGPRLIDNTAVLFGSFTVVQLNPHLILHTADVINRHNMKTQNLLDGAIKLAIVVSGNAHISFSHQELHLGESQPASLISLTEPTMFTRIGKRDEYERTITLTFDREWLYGNMMDTVGDWQAIHDFTQTHLATHLWTPSRQALAIALQTLDAKPCQTPLQRLYLETQCMSLIIEAFTSLTASVAQEKNSGVTLRGYHRIQQIRDMLESGSADHLSMSEIAKSVNMSESTLQRHFRQTFNMSVFEYLRNCRLQRAMLALQKDGIGIAQAASIAGYNSPANFATALRRAFGITPGQLKDRF from the coding sequence GTGCGCAGCTTCACTCAGTCATCAAAGCCGATCTATAAAGATCACATCGTTCAGCAATCGAGTCTGGTCGCGAATAATTACCGTTTTATCGGCCCTCGGCTGATCGATAACACAGCCGTGTTATTCGGTTCGTTCACCGTCGTGCAGCTCAATCCGCATCTGATCCTACATACCGCTGATGTGATTAATCGTCACAACATGAAAACCCAAAACCTGCTGGATGGCGCGATCAAGCTCGCCATCGTAGTGAGCGGAAATGCGCATATTTCATTTTCCCATCAGGAACTGCATCTGGGAGAGAGCCAGCCAGCCTCGCTGATTTCGCTGACGGAACCAACGATGTTTACCCGCATCGGCAAGCGTGATGAATATGAACGAACCATTACGCTGACGTTCGACAGAGAATGGCTGTACGGCAATATGATGGACACCGTCGGTGACTGGCAGGCCATCCACGATTTCACGCAGACCCATCTTGCAACACACTTATGGACACCGTCCCGACAGGCGCTGGCGATTGCTTTACAAACGCTGGATGCTAAACCTTGCCAAACGCCGCTCCAGCGCCTTTATCTGGAAACGCAGTGCATGAGCCTGATTATCGAGGCGTTTACGTCACTAACCGCCAGCGTGGCGCAAGAGAAAAACAGCGGTGTCACCCTGCGCGGCTACCATCGTATTCAACAAATCAGAGATATGCTGGAAAGCGGCAGCGCTGACCATCTTTCGATGAGCGAAATCGCCAAAAGCGTCAACATGAGTGAAAGCACGCTACAACGCCATTTTCGTCAGACGTTCAATATGAGCGTTTTTGAATACCTGCGTAACTGTCGCTTGCAGCGCGCCATGCTGGCTTTGCAGAAGGACGGTATCGGTATCGCTCAGGCAGCCAGCATTGCTGGCTACAACAGTCCCGCTAACTTTGCCACCGCGCTGCGACGTGCATTCGGGATTACGCCAGGGCAGCTAAAAGACCGCTTCTGA